DNA from Lonchura striata isolate bLonStr1 chromosome 5, bLonStr1.mat, whole genome shotgun sequence:
taaagtaatatttttagCAGAAGGCATGTTTGGAACTGGGTCCAGAGCATGTTCCAGTTATCCCAAGTTCCAGGCTGGCTGGGCATCCTCTGCCTAGTGACACAGTACTTCCCAGGCAGACCTGGATCCTGCAAAGCCATGTTTCCTTTGCAGGCAGCAGACTCTCCTGGAAGCTCTAAAGAAAATATAGGCAgcaaacaaaagagaaattacTTGGAGCTCATGggttattttcctttcctcacagcCAGCAAAACTAGCTGGGGACAATGGAGTTTTTGCCCTCAGTGTATATTCCCAGCTGCAGTAAAAGCTTGGAAGCAGGTCCCCTGTGCATTGTGAGGGGGACCCTGCAGAGGGCTCAGTAGGACAGGATATATGGCCAAGTCACTCAGCTGAGAAGCCCAGCAGCCAAAATTTTCAGAGCCATCCTTCAGCAAAACAGAGAATTTTCACTACCTCCATCATTACCCcgcaaacaaacaaatcaactCGTTTTTCAGTCCTGCAGTTGGCAAAGGGAGAAAACTAAACCCTGGGAAAAGAGAGCACCGGAgaagtgagaaggaaggaggaaagaggGAGTTGTCATTTCTGAACATTCCCTATGGGAGAAATGCCCTTTCCCCAGCAGCCTCTTCAGCCATGTGCCAGCCTCGCATCTACTGGCAAAAGGAGGGGGATAACAGCACTGAGGCTGGATTCTCCTGTTCCTGGGCAGGAAGAACTGGCATGAAGTCAACCTGCAGATCCCACACCAGCCATGGTTTTCATCTCTGGGAAAAGCCACCCAGAGCAGCAAGGCAAAGCTACACCACCACCCACCCACTCAAGGGAAGAGAGAAGATCCCCATGCCTCAGTGACCAGAAGGGAGGGCTGGCTTCCCTGTGGGCCAAAGGGATGACACATGGTTACAAATAGCAGGGAATACCTTGCAGACACTCAGCCCAAAAAAGTGACCTGTCAACAGGTATTACGTGGGAGGACTGAGAGATTCCCACACTCACCCTCTGAAGAGAGACCTCATGGGCTTTCCAAGACTCCCATGAGACCATAACTCACCCTTCCAAGAAAAGAGCAGCTCTTCACTGAAATGGACTGAGCAGCCATGTACTACTGCTGCCTACCTGCTGAGCACACGTGGAAGTCCAGGCGAGAGGTGGGCAGGTCCAGCAGGTTCCTGATGAGCCGTGGTGCAATGCAGCTTGGCAACAGCACCACAGGACGGGGTGTCTTGACCACCACAGGGCGCACCAGGGTGTAAGGCTTCAGGTTTGTGTCTGGGTCTGGAAGACAGCATTGAAGAAGAGAAAGCCAAAGGTAAGAACACAGGAAGCCAGGACAGCCTACATCCCATTGTTCTGTACCACCTCCTCATCCTGAATCATGGAGGCACCTACCAAACCATCTTACGTCCCAGGAGAGACCCTACCCTGGTTACAACAGTCACTCATGGACAGATACCCCGGGATGTAGATTCCCTGCCTGTTTTCTGGGACTCCCTTGAGTTGTGCAGCAGTTTATTCTCCAAAAAAAGTTGGACGACTAGGGGACAGCTGGGTCTCCAAGGGTgacagggcaggcacagggcTAACAGCTCACCTGAGCAGGggtccagccacagctgctggggaggctgTTCTGGGCTCCTCTGTGGTTTGGATTTCACCAAACGCAGTTGGCCCAAGGCCCGTTTCTTTAGCTGAGGAGAAAGTGAGGGCAATTAGGCTGAGAGCGCTGCCCTTTTCACACACATGAAGAACTGGCTACAGAACACCCTCTGGCAAAGAGGATGGAGCACCATTACAAAAAGTAAGGGATTAGgacttccatccatccattcattaGGTTCAGTCTGGGAAGGGAAGTGGAGAAGTGGTAGAAAAACAGCCACAGAGCAGTAACACTGCCTGGCCTAAAAGCTTTGCTTGCTAACCCATCTGCCACCTCTGTACAAGTTGGTTTACCAACAGAGCGGGGCAGATTGTCTCTGAGGTGGTAAGATGGCCATGGGCACACACCACAGCTCTCATCACCCGCTTCTTTGTCTTACGTTATTTTTGTGGCCTCTCTGCTGCCCAGGCATCTGGCGCTTCTCCTGGATCTTCAAAAGTTGATGGGCCCTGAAAAGACAGAGAGCTTGCACTCAAGCAACTCCAGAAGCCACAGGGACCATACCCTGCTGGGATCCTCTTCACCAATCCCACAGACCTGCTGAAGCATAGGCATATCAAACCCTCACTCAACCTCCCAGTCCCAAACACTACCACACTGGTCCCTGAACAAGACTTAGTCATCCTACATCACCGAGAGGCCAGCCTGCAGCCCCAGGACCGCTAGGGGATGGCCAGCACAGACAAGTGGGGCAGGTACCCCCCACCTCCCTCCTCACGTTGGTTACCTGCTGTAGTTGGGCACCGTGCCCTTGTCCAGGTCCCGCACGGTCAGGGGATCGACGCGAGAGCAGTACCACTCCAGCCGGCCTCTGTGCATGGTGTCCGTGACGTGCAGGATCTCCCGGCACTTCACACACAGCGCGTAGGGGTCCGACAGCTCCAGGAGGGACACATTGGTGCGGACGTAGAACGAGTCTCCAGCaaatttcttcccttcctccagggctgcctgcagaggCTGGTATCCTGGAGCATATAACACAGGTCACCACAGGTGGGGACGCAGTAGACAACAGTCACCAATAAGAAAGCCAAGTCCCCAGCACAGTTGTGACACTCTGGATTGGGGTTGGGGTGCAGAGGAGGCAAACAGACAGAAGGTCTGTACCTCTGTCCTGTAACTCAGAGGATGCACAAGTCACACGAGAGAGGGAAAGCTACTGGAGCTACGGCCAACCCCTGTGTCTGACATGGTGGCCTAGGACCaaacaggagaggagagagaataACTGAGATTAATCTCTAGGTCTGAGTGGAGAGTCTAGAAAGGGAGGCAGAGAGCTCAGGTTCAAAGGCGACCTAGCTGCCAGCACCTTACCTTCTAGGTCAAGCTGAAAGATGAGACTAGACGGCTCATCCCAGTGCAGCAGGCTCAGGTAGGCAACCTCCCGTGTGCAGTTCTCCAGGGAAAGCACCTCTTCCTTCAGCGATGGCACTCTCAGCTAGCAAGGATCCAATGTCATTAGACCTAAGGGCTGGAAAAGCATGCACCCCCCAGGCTCCCTCACCCATCATGGTTACACAAAAGGTTTTACAGAGTGAGACATGTCTGGGGAAAACTGTATCTGTGGACAAGGCATCCTCAGTCAGCCTCTGGCTCCCACCTCTGCCTCTGAAATACCTGCTGCCAGCCATCACCCAGTCTGGATGACGGACTGTTGTTAAAggaaatgtgtgtgtgcatgaaCGTGTGTGGGAGCAGGAGCACAGGTTCGTTTTCAGTTACAGGTGGGATATTAATTCAAGTAGTGCAGCTGTATTTCAAGTGGTGTCATTCTTGGCAAAACAAATGCCCTTCCCTCCTTCCAGGAGGTTTCTTCAGGGCAATTATTCTCTATAACTCAGGAGGGTCAAAAAGGCCTGAGAAATCTTGGTCCAGAATTGATTGGTTTGCAATAGGCACATGCAGGATGCAGGATGCAAACTGCTCTGAAAAGCCACAAGGTGACAGACACAAAAGCAAGGGACACAAAGCTGTACTGGCATCTTAATTTTGTGACTCATTTTTGTTTCTCCCTTCCCACAGCTCAAGGGTTTCAGAAGGTCTTGGCATTTTTACATGCACAAGTACACTCAAGTGCCAGGAGACTTGGAGTGGCTGTGGAAAGCTCTAGACAGGGAGCAGTCCTGGAAAATAAGAGAAATTGAGGTGGACTTCAAGCTGTATAGAGGTCATCTTGCACTGGGGATCACTCTGCACTCCTTGCATCATCAAAGGTGCTTTGCAAACCCACAAAAGGAGCCCATTCCCAGACTCACCTCAATGAGCCGGCACCCTTCCCTGAGTCCTGCTTTTTCAACCCGTGAGCCTGGCTTGACCCACTGGACATAAATTCCTGTCCTGTTccctccaaggatggagatgtCTGCTCCGAGCCTCTTCTCCTGGGGTGAGGGGTGGCTGGGATGACCCACACTACTGAGCTGCACCACCAGTGACCTGGCAAGGAGAAATGCCAAGTCTGGAAACTGAGGTTTACTGCCTTTTCTAAGAGCCAGTCCCCCATGCCTTGTGTCCAGCTACAGGGTGTttactgcagagcagagctcacGATTCACCAGGACTAACAAAGCCCCACAGCCCTTTCTATCTCACCAGCCCCACCACCAAAGCCAAGCTGGGCTCCCACAGTCCTTCCCTACCTAGACAGATGCATGTCCAGCCCAGAGCAACATCTCCACCCCTGCCATAACCAATAGCACAGTGCAAAAAACTGAAGTCCTGGTAGGAAGCAAGGACTATAGGATCGTCATTTCTCTCCTCTCCCACTAGCAAGAAAGGGCCTGCAACTGCAAGGGAGGGGCAGAAAGGAAAGGTCTCCCAAGCATGGTCCCTGGCACCACAAAATTCCCCCTCAAGCACCACCACAGTGTGTCCAGCTCAGAGAGCAGCAGTCACCTCCTGGCAACCTCCTTGCGGCTGGAAAGTGTGGATAAGCAGATCTCTGACTTCACCCTGGTGTAGGTGCTgctggaagaagaggagaaggcCCCCAGCAAGGTGTCAGGAAAACTGCTGCCTACGAAAGAGCAAAAGGGAGAGGGAGAACTTTACCTGTGCTagtgctgcagggagctcaTGTTCTGGGCGTGGCAAGGGTCTGCCATCTTCTCCTGACCATTTTCTAGCATCTAGCTGGGAAACTGAGGTTGTAGGGAGGCTTTGAATGGTCACCCTCAAGAAAAGGATTTCACATGTTCCTTGAGAACAGGCAAATCTTCGTTCCCTTCCTCAGCATTTTggtcagagagcagcagcagccaaggccACGTGGATGTGCCCAGAGATCAGCCATCAGCACCCACCACAGGATCTGCCAGCACCAGTTTGCAGGATGCTCCTCTTCACTCCAGGAGACTTACAACCCATCGAACAGGTAGTAGCAGTAAAAGGGAGCATCTAGTAAACACCCCAGGGCAAAGGCATCTCCCTCTTCTACTACCTACTCCCCTCAACATCTCTCCATCAGCCAAACAAAGCTGATGCAAATAGCtacctgctctgcagaggaaaagccagcttttccagctgctgtgcctgagGATATGGCACAGGGGATATGAGGGCCCATAGTACCATGCTACAGGTTCAGAGCCCTCACAATGAGCTGCACAAACCAGAGTGTGAGGGAGGGTCAGCTGTCCAACCCCTCTACCCACAGCCCCCACTCCATTTTAGCTAAGCCCATTGAGGAAAGCCTTGTACCTGTTGAATCTTCAATGCTGCTAAAGGAGCCACAGGACAAGCTAAAAAGAAGACACAAAATGGATCTGTAAGGTAGCAGCTTTTCCAAACCCTGTTTGCATCCCATTCTCAATCTTAGCTCCACAGACTTCCCCACCACTCCCAAGCACCCCTGGAGCCACCACACAACTTCCAGACAGCCTTTCCACTCAGTTCCCACTCCATGTTCTCTCCTAACCCTGCCATGCATCTCTTCCCAGACACCACAACCCCCAGAGAGGAGACAAGCAGCCTTCAGCATCACCTTTTGTGGGGCATGCACCTCTCTTCCCGTTGCCGACGGAGGATGGAGCCgatgcagggagggaaggggaaggtgGAAAGGCGGTTGATATCCTTCTCACTGTCGGGAGTCTCGTCCTTGGGCACAGTGAGAGACGTGCTTGCTAACACCAACACCCAGCACCATTTCTCCCCTCCCTTCAGGCCAAGCGAGCAAACAGCTCCTTGGCTCCCACAACCCTCTTTAAGATAATCCACATCCCTCCAAACTCCCAGGGGGACCCTGTTTTCCCAAGCAGACAGCTCAGCTAGAGATCCATGACACTGCATCCCCATCTTTTTGCAAAGCACAAGCTGTGGGAGCAGTAGCAGATGAATAGACTAACCAAACCTTGTCCTTGTATTTCTGGTTTAGCCACCACACACCCAGAGGTGTGAGTAACCTGTGGCCATATCAGGGTGCTCTGGGATGACAGTTCAAGGAGTCAAAAGAAGAACCTGACTCCCTTAAAAACAATACAATGCTGCTATAGGGTTCAAAATAGTCTGGATTTCTCCTCCAGCATCATAAATTAAACAGCATTTTAGGGAGGATAGCATCTTACATGAAGCTGTTGGTTTCTAAGGTGTCATATGGAATGAAGAGTTCTCACACACTTTAGGGTAGCTTTTTATATAGATACATAGGCCAGTTTGTTTGAGATTGAGAGCTTTGCACCTGAGATCTCCTTACACCTTACACACCTCCCCATGCCCCATCTTCCACCAAGTCATAACCTCACGATGAAGCCACTCCAATGCCTGTATGGCCCTTCCTGAGCAGTGTCTCCACTGACCTCAGCTGAGGGCCAGCCTCACACGGTCAAGCACTCACCATGCTCTGAATGGCTGaatcccctgggaatggggTAACAGAAGTCCCCAGGGTATCCATGATTCCATTCACAGGGTTGTCTATGaggctccaggtgctgctgaggtTGGAGCAGAGGGAGTAGGAAGAGCTGCACATCTGGGAGAGAAGGAACCCCATCATCCCATTTGCATCCTCCAGAAATCAGTCCTGACCCCTTTGCCttccctctttccccttccttctAGCCACCCTCACCTTGCTGAGGCTGAGGCTGCCTTGGCACCGCTGCAGCTGTGCCTCCAGCGTGCTCTTCAGCCCTTCTGCCTGGCTCAGCTTGCTCAGGAGCTCGTCCCGCTCCTCCTCCAGGGCCCGCACACGTTTGCGGTACTGGTCCTTCTCAATCAGGCTCTGGGAGTATTGCAGCTGCACCCCATCACGGCTCTGGATGGCCTGCAAGGAGCCAGACTGAATGTAAGAAAAGACACTGAACTGCACTGCTGATCCACACCTCCCACCCTGGCATGGCTGGACAAGATCCACTGGGGAAGGAGAGCTATCCAGAGCCCTGTTCTTGCTGGGCAGTCAAAAGCAATTTACCTGGTCCCGCTCTTTTTCgatctcctccagctgcagcagcactgtgttCATACGATGCTTGTAGAGATCACAGTCCTTCTGCAGCGTTCGGTATTTCAGCTGCAGATCTTCCACCTCCTGGAGGTACTGGTAACAGCAAGCAACAAGCATTAGCGTTCCTGAAAGCAACTGCTTTAGAGCATCCTTCTGCTCTATTTCAGGCTCTGCTTGGAGTGCAGGGACAGAAGTGGCGATGAATGTTCTACCTTATCCCTCAGCTCTTCGGCCCACTGCAGCTCATTCTGCAGCGAATTGAGTTTCTGACAGAGATCCTGCCGGTCATCTTGGGCTTCCTTCCAGTCGTGCTCCAGGATGTCCAGGAGGATCTGCTCagagcc
Protein-coding regions in this window:
- the CARD10 gene encoding caspase recruitment domain-containing protein 10; its protein translation is MPCTCPSPSFLIILSFPFILPAVENVSLQASSLSEQEEEEDTLWEKIESARHQLTRSLNPAKLTPYLRQCRVIDEQDEEEVLNSCRFPCKSNQTGYLMDILRRRGKRGYEAFLESLEFYYPEQYTRLTGREPAQRCSMILDEEGPEGLTQFLMMEVKKVRAQRKEHLLKEHQLQVKNQALEQEQVRLEQQLKELLKVQERCQRLREEWESNSVELLRLKDENYMMAMRYAQLCEEKNVAVLRSRDLQLLVDQLKCKVSSLEEECSLLRKQASAPPQREAEERGHPDTVSELWAENQRLTASLQELQGMLQKPGEGPVPGSEQILLDILEHDWKEAQDDRQDLCQKLNSLQNELQWAEELRDKYLQEVEDLQLKYRTLQKDCDLYKHRMNTVLLQLEEIEKERDQAIQSRDGVQLQYSQSLIEKDQYRKRVRALEEERDELLSKLSQAEGLKSTLEAQLQRCQGSLSLSKMCSSSYSLCSNLSSTWSLIDNPVNGIMDTLGTSVTPFPGDSAIQSMDETPDSEKDINRLSTFPFPPCIGSILRRQREERCMPHKSLSCGSFSSIEDSTGSSFPDTLLGAFSSSSSSTYTRVKSEICLSTLSSRKEVARRSLVVQLSSVGHPSHPSPQEKRLGADISILGGNRTGIYVQWVKPGSRVEKAGLREGCRLIELRVPSLKEEVLSLENCTREVAYLSLLHWDEPSSLIFQLDLEGYQPLQAALEEGKKFAGDSFYVRTNVSLLELSDPYALCVKCREILHVTDTMHRGRLEWYCSRVDPLTVRDLDKGTVPNYSRAHQLLKIQEKRQMPGQQRGHKNNLKKRALGQLRLVKSKPQRSPEQPPQQLWLDPCSDPDTNLKPYTLVRPVVVKTPRPVVLLPSCIAPRLIRNLLDLPTSRLDFHVCSAEKLAGGDPSATHTQEQPVSRTAPQDQRESGRIHMIREAMEKNKHCLLELGVEGVRDLIKSEIYPIVIHVEVTEKNVRGLRSLLGKAGQRDSEVLKACRAVERALHALPCSWARVEPHAWSHAEELPKVVRGCIFQEQTRPLWIEEGDD